In a single window of the Bacillus clarus genome:
- a CDS encoding GNAT family N-acetyltransferase — protein MNVKINNLFLGNNIKLSAIRAEDAEGMAIWQEDSEYLRNVDTDIAAPQSLHEIQNDELLKGRKSNSISFMLRTIQDDILIGFVAIHSIEWNNRTGLLAIGIGDAKYRGKGYGAEALHLILKYAFYELNLNRVGLDVISYNEAAIALYKKMGFQMEGCMREAVQRDGKSFDRIIMGILRKEWIKLQK, from the coding sequence ATGAACGTGAAAATAAATAATCTGTTTCTAGGTAACAATATTAAATTATCAGCTATTAGAGCTGAAGATGCTGAAGGAATGGCTATATGGCAAGAAGATAGTGAGTATTTACGAAATGTAGATACAGACATAGCTGCTCCGCAATCTTTGCATGAAATACAAAATGATGAGCTATTAAAGGGACGAAAATCAAATAGCATTTCTTTCATGTTAAGAACGATCCAAGATGATATTCTAATTGGATTTGTGGCAATTCATAGTATAGAGTGGAATAACAGAACGGGTTTACTAGCAATCGGTATAGGCGATGCGAAGTATAGAGGTAAAGGATATGGAGCAGAAGCATTACACCTTATTTTGAAATATGCCTTTTATGAATTGAATTTAAATCGTGTAGGTCTTGACGTTATTTCATATAATGAAGCAGCAATTGCATTATATAAAAAAATGGGTTTTCAAATGGAAGGGTGCATGAGAGAAGCTGTCCAACGAGATGGTAAGAGTTTTGACCGTATTATAATGGGGATATTGCGGAAGGAATGGATAAAGCTACAAAAATAA
- a CDS encoding ArsB/NhaD family transporter yields the protein MEHSAHEVANWQYYFAIAVFLVTYGFIISEKLNRAVIALFGAAIMIIFGIVDLHTAFTSHIQWETITLLIGMMILVHITSQSGVFEFVAIKAAKAAGGKPIRILLFLSLLTAVGSAFLDNVTTVLLIVPVTLSITRILKVQPVPYLISEVLFSNIGGTATLIGDPPNIMIGSANKHLDFNAFLLNLTPIVLIISIVTLGIIYFMYRNKLKTTSEQIDTLMALNEKDYIKDRRLLLKSLTILGLTILGFVLHSVIHVDAAVIAMTGATLLMLIGVKDHEIEDVFAHVEWVTIFFFAGLFVLVGGLIDIGLISSLAKEVLDVTNGDIGFAAILILWVSGAASATIDNIPFVATMIPLIQDLASGLGLSVDSPQIEVLWWALSLGACLGGNGTLIGASANVVVAGIASREGHGFSYLDFLKIGLPLTIIALLLSHAYIYLRYLM from the coding sequence TTGGAACATTCAGCACATGAAGTAGCAAATTGGCAATATTATTTTGCAATTGCCGTATTTTTAGTCACATACGGATTTATTATTTCTGAGAAATTGAATCGTGCTGTAATTGCACTATTCGGCGCTGCCATTATGATTATTTTTGGAATTGTAGACTTACATACTGCTTTCACATCACATATTCAATGGGAAACCATCACACTTTTAATCGGGATGATGATTCTCGTACACATTACGAGTCAATCTGGTGTATTTGAATTTGTAGCCATTAAAGCAGCAAAAGCAGCTGGCGGAAAACCTATCCGCATTTTATTATTTTTATCCCTATTAACCGCTGTTGGTTCTGCATTTTTGGATAACGTAACGACCGTTTTATTAATCGTTCCGGTTACACTATCCATCACACGTATTTTAAAGGTGCAACCTGTTCCCTACTTGATTTCAGAAGTACTGTTTTCCAATATTGGAGGGACAGCGACGTTAATCGGTGATCCACCGAACATCATGATTGGATCAGCTAATAAACATTTAGATTTTAATGCCTTTTTACTTAATTTAACTCCGATTGTACTTATTATTTCCATCGTTACATTAGGCATTATTTATTTCATGTATCGAAACAAACTAAAAACAACATCTGAACAAATCGATACATTAATGGCGTTAAATGAAAAAGATTATATTAAAGACCGACGCTTACTCCTAAAATCATTAACTATTTTAGGACTAACTATTTTAGGTTTTGTACTTCACTCTGTTATTCATGTAGATGCCGCAGTTATAGCAATGACTGGCGCCACTCTTCTTATGTTAATTGGCGTGAAAGACCATGAAATAGAAGATGTATTCGCTCACGTAGAGTGGGTAACCATTTTCTTCTTCGCTGGATTATTCGTTCTCGTTGGCGGATTAATTGATATTGGGCTTATTTCATCACTTGCAAAAGAAGTACTTGACGTAACTAATGGTGATATCGGTTTTGCAGCCATACTCATCTTATGGGTATCTGGGGCTGCATCAGCTACAATCGACAATATTCCATTTGTCGCAACGATGATTCCACTTATTCAAGATTTAGCGTCAGGACTCGGACTATCAGTTGATTCTCCGCAAATTGAAGTATTATGGTGGGCCTTATCACTTGGTGCTTGCTTAGGAGGAAATGGAACATTAATCGGTGCCTCAGCAAACGTCGTTGTTGCTGGTATTGCAAGCCGAGAAGGACATGGTTTTTCATATCTGGACTTCTTAAAAATTGGTTTACCATTAACAATCATCGCATTATTACTATCACATGCTTACATATATTTACGCTATTTAATGTAA